One Gammaproteobacteria bacterium DNA segment encodes these proteins:
- a CDS encoding ferritin-like domain-containing protein, with amino-acid sequence MSNEGYHEPADKLSEETKDMHRALVSLMEELEAVDWYNQRVDACSDPALRAILAHNRDEEKEHAAMVLEWIRRRDSKLDGELKDYLFTDKPIAHE; translated from the coding sequence ATGTCGAACGAAGGCTATCACGAACCCGCTGACAAACTGTCCGAAGAGACCAAGGACATGCATCGCGCCCTCGTCTCCCTGATGGAGGAACTGGAGGCCGTGGACTGGTACAACCAGCGCGTGGACGCCTGCAGCGACCCAGCGCTGCGCGCCATCCTCGCCCACAACCGCGACGAGGAAAAGGAGCATGCCGCCATGGTTCTGGAATGGATCCGGCGCCGCGATTCCAAGCTCGATGGCGAGTTGAAGGACTACCTGTTTACCGACAAGCCCATCGCCCACGAATAA
- a CDS encoding heterodisulfide reductase-related iron-sulfur binding cluster produces MTASSTTREGSLQAPTRHALDWKNPEFYDEEALFKELERVYDICHGCRRCVSLCHAFPTLFDLVDESDTMEVDGVAKADYYKVVDHCYLCDLCYMTKCPYVPPHEWNVDFPHLMLRGKAVKFRKGDYKTRDKVLTSTDRVGSLAGIPVISGVVNAANRSPAMRKLLDSALGVHPDAKVPEYHSNTLRKRLADRRNNDAEGESAGRTRGRVALFATCYGNYNEPHLGEDLLAVFEHNGIPVTIAERERCCGMPKLELGDLEAVERAKDDNIPVLAALVDAGWDIVAPVPSCVLMFKQELPLMFPDDDAVQKVKAAIFDPFEYLMLRHKEGKLSTDFKSGLGTVAYHVACHQRVQNFGLKTKDVLELVPDTTVQAIERCSGHDGTYAVKSEFHEISMKIARPVVNRVKQAEADHYGSDCPMAGQQIANGMKDGSEPRHPLSLLRQAYGI; encoded by the coding sequence GTGACCGCGTCATCCACCACCCGCGAAGGCAGCCTGCAGGCACCGACCCGTCATGCACTGGACTGGAAAAACCCGGAGTTCTATGACGAAGAGGCTTTGTTCAAGGAGTTGGAACGGGTCTACGACATCTGTCATGGCTGCCGGCGCTGCGTGAGCCTGTGTCACGCCTTCCCCACCCTCTTCGACCTGGTGGACGAGTCGGACACCATGGAAGTGGACGGCGTCGCCAAGGCCGACTACTACAAGGTGGTAGACCACTGCTACCTGTGCGACCTGTGCTACATGACCAAGTGTCCCTACGTGCCACCCCACGAGTGGAACGTGGACTTCCCCCATCTCATGCTGCGAGGCAAAGCGGTCAAGTTCCGCAAGGGTGATTACAAGACTCGCGACAAGGTCCTCACCAGCACCGACCGCGTGGGCAGCCTGGCGGGGATCCCCGTGATCTCCGGCGTGGTGAATGCCGCCAACCGCTCCCCCGCCATGCGCAAGCTCCTGGACAGCGCCCTCGGCGTGCACCCGGACGCCAAGGTGCCGGAATACCACAGCAACACCTTGCGCAAGCGTCTCGCGGACCGGCGGAACAACGACGCCGAGGGCGAGAGTGCCGGACGCACCCGTGGCCGCGTGGCCCTGTTCGCCACCTGCTACGGCAACTACAACGAGCCCCATCTGGGCGAGGATCTGCTGGCGGTGTTCGAGCACAACGGCATTCCCGTCACCATCGCCGAGCGCGAGCGCTGCTGCGGCATGCCCAAGCTGGAACTGGGGGATCTGGAGGCCGTGGAACGGGCCAAGGACGACAACATCCCGGTACTGGCCGCCCTGGTGGATGCCGGCTGGGACATCGTCGCCCCGGTGCCGTCCTGCGTCCTCATGTTCAAGCAGGAGCTGCCCCTGATGTTCCCGGACGACGACGCGGTACAGAAGGTGAAGGCGGCCATCTTCGACCCCTTCGAATACCTCATGCTGCGGCACAAGGAAGGCAAGCTGAGCACCGACTTCAAGAGCGGCCTCGGCACCGTGGCCTACCATGTCGCCTGCCACCAGCGGGTGCAGAACTTCGGCCTCAAGACCAAGGACGTGCTGGAGCTGGTGCCCGACACCACCGTCCAGGCCATCGAGCGTTGCTCGGGGCACGACGGCACCTACGCCGTGAAGAGCGAGTTCCATGAGATTTCCATGAAAATCGCGAGGCCCGTGGTCAACCGCGTCAAACAGGCCGAGGCCGACCATTACGGCAGCGACTGCCCCATGGCGGGCCAGCAGATCGCCAACGGCATGAAGGACGGCAGTGAACCGCGCCATCCCCTGAGCCTGCTGCGCCAGGCCTACGGGATCTGA
- a CDS encoding DUF3501 family protein — MKALSRDDLYNLEQYAETRAAFRTEVMAHKKNRQVPIGPNATLYFEDRLTIQYQVQEMLRIERLFEVKDIEDELAAYNPLIPDGRNWKATFMIEFDDAEERRVALGRLVGIEDHTWVQVADFDRVYAIADEDLERDREEKTSAVHFMRFELAPEMAAAVKAGTGVMAGIDHDNYRHETRLPTAVRDALAADLD; from the coding sequence ATGAAGGCCTTAAGTCGCGACGACCTCTATAACCTGGAGCAGTACGCCGAGACGCGTGCCGCGTTCCGGACCGAGGTCATGGCCCACAAGAAAAACCGCCAGGTGCCCATCGGGCCCAACGCCACCCTGTACTTCGAGGACCGCCTGACCATCCAGTACCAGGTCCAGGAGATGCTGCGCATCGAGCGCCTGTTCGAGGTCAAGGACATCGAGGACGAACTCGCCGCCTACAACCCCCTGATCCCCGACGGCCGCAACTGGAAGGCCACCTTCATGATCGAGTTCGACGACGCGGAGGAGCGACGCGTGGCCCTGGGTCGTCTCGTCGGCATCGAGGACCACACCTGGGTGCAGGTGGCGGACTTCGACCGCGTCTACGCCATCGCCGACGAGGACCTGGAGCGGGACAGGGAGGAGAAGACCTCGGCGGTCCATTTCATGCGCTTCGAGCTGGCCCCCGAGATGGCGGCGGCGGTGAAGGCCGGGACCGGGGTCATGGCGGGCATCGACCACGACAACTACCGCCACGAGACCCGGCTCCCGACCGCGGTGCGAGACGCCCTGGCCGCCGATCTCGACTGA